The Chryseobacterium oranimense genome contains the following window.
TAAATTCTTTCAAAACTTCATCGGAAGATTTGTGGGAAATAGCTTCTTTGTAATCGTTATTTTTAGCAATATTTTCAAAAACTTCGAACAAAGGAACTTCTTTATCAATTGTAAACATCGCGATATTATCCAATAAACTCACCTGGCTGGAGTTTCCGATGCTTACTTTTTTCTTAGTGGTAACATCTTCAATGATAAAACCGTTTCTTAATTGGGAAACTAATTTGAAAAGTCCTGGCTTTCCGGAAATTGAAATTATTTTTTCTAACAGCATAATTTTATTTTTTGTAAATTCTGCAATAGGCACGGAGCTTTTTGCTTTTTATTATTTTGTTTTTAATCCTTGTTTAAATTTATTTTGGAAATCTCATTTTGTAGCCGATGCTTACATCGCCCTGGGAGATCTTCGTCAGTTTACCTTTTACAAGTTTCTTCTTCAGAGCACTCAGATGGTCGGTAAACAGCACGCCTTCAATATGATCATACTCATGCTGAATTACGCGGGCTCTAATATCGGAAAAAGTTTCTGTATGTTTCACAAAATTTTCGTCATAATATTCAATGACGATTGTTCCTTTTCTCTTCACATCTTCTCTTACATCCGGAATAGAAAGGCATCCTTCATTGAATTTCCATTCTTCGCCGGATTCTTCAAGGATTTTGGCGTTAATGAAAACTTTTTTAAACTCGGCCAGCTCATCTTTGATGTCTTCGTAATCTTCATCATCTGCAAGAGGAGTTACATCGATCACAAACAGACGAATGTCCAGCCCGATCTGTGGTGCTGCCAGCCCGATACCGTTTGCACTGTACATCGTTTCGAACATATTATCTATAAGTTCCTGTAAACCGGGATAATCTTTGTCTATATCTTTCCCTACTTTTCTCAAAACAGGATCCCCAAAAGCTCTTATCGGTAAAATCATCTTATTCTTTGTTCTAAAAAATTCTGCAATATAATCGTTGCGCTTACTTTATCTATTAACCCCTTTTCCTGTCTCTTTTTTTTGCTTTTCCCGCTTTGGGAGATAAAAAAAGAAGCCATTTTTGAGGTAAACCTTTCATCAAGACGGTGGACTGCGATACCGGAAAATTCTTTCTGA
Protein-coding sequences here:
- the def gene encoding peptide deformylase → MILPIRAFGDPVLRKVGKDIDKDYPGLQELIDNMFETMYSANGIGLAAPQIGLDIRLFVIDVTPLADDEDYEDIKDELAEFKKVFINAKILEESGEEWKFNEGCLSIPDVREDVKRKGTIVIEYYDENFVKHTETFSDIRARVIQHEYDHIEGVLFTDHLSALKKKLVKGKLTKISQGDVSIGYKMRFPK